The proteins below come from a single Acaryochloris sp. CCMEE 5410 genomic window:
- a CDS encoding type II toxin-antitoxin system Phd/YefM family antitoxin, producing MNIISFSEARSKLKAVLDRVAEDADYTIITRRDADDAVVMSLESFNSLLETVHLLKSPANAAHLEQSIAQYRQGQVTERDLLDE from the coding sequence ATGAACATTATTTCCTTTAGTGAAGCCCGTAGCAAACTGAAAGCAGTCTTAGATCGAGTGGCAGAGGATGCAGACTATACCATCATCACCCGACGAGATGCCGATGATGCAGTGGTCATGTCTCTGGAGTCTTTCAACAGCCTGCTAGAAACGGTTCACTTGTTAAAATCGCCTGCAAATGCTGCGCATCTAGAACAATCCATTGCCCAATATCGACAAGGGCAAGTCACCGAGCGCGATCTTTTGGATGAGTAA
- a CDS encoding NAD(P)/FAD-dependent oxidoreductase, which produces MAEIDYDVIVIGSGIGGLIAGSLLARYGKRALICESHGIPGGAAHGFQRQGFHFDTGPSFYCGLSDPHSLNPVRQVLQVLGETVDAIAYDPLGYYHFPKDDPAGHLVGGFPIYGDAQKYRDAVAEITPDGARQLQKLEQDFLALFAPLKRIPLLTLRSNWTLIPWLIRHQPMALAQLLPQLRNIQSSAGAMLDRTVRDPWVRRLFDLECFLLSGLTAQDTVAPEMAFMFGERSGSTIDYPVGGSPAIIQALIRGLKKWGGDLRLKAHVDQILVKGGKVQGIQLKNGERLTAPIVISNATIWDTFNQLLKPEDVPLAYRRRSLATPAVDSFMHLHVGICSDGLSDLPGHHVVIHSNQQPITHPGNTCMVSIPSVWDTSLAPKGHHVIHTYTLEPFAPWEQVEDYEQFKQERAQSLYRALETVIPDVRSRITLELIGTPLTHRHYLRRHQGTYGPAIAAGKGTFPSCHTPISGLYRVGDSTMPGIGVPAVAASGILCANTLVSPQQIQDLLKTSV; this is translated from the coding sequence ATGGCTGAGATAGATTATGACGTCATCGTAATTGGCAGCGGGATTGGCGGACTGATTGCTGGTAGTTTGTTGGCCCGATACGGTAAACGCGCATTGATCTGTGAGAGCCATGGGATTCCGGGGGGTGCTGCCCATGGATTTCAACGCCAAGGCTTTCATTTTGATACTGGCCCCTCCTTTTATTGTGGCCTGAGTGACCCTCATAGCCTGAATCCAGTTCGCCAAGTCCTGCAAGTTTTAGGTGAAACCGTCGATGCGATCGCATATGACCCTCTTGGCTACTATCACTTTCCCAAAGACGACCCAGCTGGGCATTTAGTAGGGGGCTTTCCCATCTACGGAGATGCTCAAAAATACCGAGATGCTGTCGCTGAAATCACCCCTGACGGTGCTCGTCAGCTTCAAAAACTGGAACAAGATTTTCTGGCCCTATTTGCCCCGCTGAAGCGAATTCCTCTCCTCACCCTCCGCAGCAATTGGACCCTCATTCCCTGGCTGATCCGGCATCAGCCTATGGCTTTAGCCCAGCTATTGCCCCAGCTCCGCAATATCCAGAGTTCTGCTGGAGCTATGCTCGATCGGACTGTGAGGGATCCTTGGGTGCGTCGTTTGTTCGATTTGGAATGCTTTCTACTCTCAGGGCTTACAGCCCAAGACACCGTTGCCCCGGAAATGGCGTTTATGTTTGGGGAACGGTCGGGTTCCACCATTGATTATCCCGTCGGTGGCAGTCCTGCCATCATCCAAGCCCTGATTCGGGGCCTGAAGAAGTGGGGAGGTGACCTTCGCCTCAAGGCCCATGTGGACCAAATCCTCGTGAAAGGGGGAAAAGTCCAGGGAATTCAGCTTAAGAACGGGGAACGCCTAACGGCCCCCATTGTCATTTCCAATGCTACGATCTGGGACACCTTCAATCAGCTTCTCAAACCGGAGGATGTACCGCTGGCCTATCGACGACGATCCTTAGCTACCCCTGCGGTTGATAGCTTTATGCACCTCCATGTGGGCATCTGCTCTGATGGACTGTCGGACCTCCCAGGACATCATGTGGTCATCCATAGCAACCAGCAGCCCATCACTCATCCTGGTAATACCTGCATGGTGTCGATTCCTTCGGTTTGGGATACGTCCCTCGCCCCCAAGGGACATCATGTTATTCACACTTATACCCTGGAGCCTTTTGCCCCCTGGGAGCAGGTGGAGGATTATGAGCAGTTCAAGCAGGAGCGGGCCCAGTCCCTCTATCGAGCCTTAGAAACCGTGATACCGGATGTGCGATCGCGCATCACCCTAGAACTTATCGGCACCCCCCTCACCCATCGTCATTATCTCCGCCGCCATCAAGGCACCTATGGTCCTGCTATTGCCGCAGGAAAAGGAACTTTCCCCAGCTGCCATACCCCCATATCGGGCCTGTATCGAGTGGGAGATTCAACCATGCCTGGAATTGGTGTTCCCGCAGTGGCTGCCTCCGGTATTCTTTGTGCTAACACTTTAGTCTCCCCACAGCAGATTCAGGATTTGCTCAAAACGTCAGTGTGA
- a CDS encoding response regulator transcription factor, whose product MSEQPIRLLLVEDHALMRMGLKGQFSLESDFEVIGEAENGQQAIDLATQLQPNIVLMDIELPILDGISATQKIKATCPDIRVLALSAFGKDNQVVGMLAAGADGYCLKSIDWQQLLAVIRLIQGGGTYLDPQIAHKLASMLKSANTPTTTPPHRQAAPATVLSDREREVLQLISEGCSNQEIANQLYLSLGTIKSYVRMILNKLSVDDRVQAAAKAVREGLI is encoded by the coding sequence ATGTCTGAGCAACCGATTCGCTTACTCCTCGTGGAAGACCATGCCCTGATGCGGATGGGGCTAAAAGGACAATTCAGTTTAGAGTCCGATTTTGAAGTGATCGGCGAGGCCGAAAATGGTCAACAGGCAATTGACTTAGCGACACAGCTCCAACCCAATATCGTCCTGATGGATATTGAACTGCCTATTCTGGATGGCATCTCTGCCACCCAAAAAATTAAAGCGACCTGTCCAGATATCCGAGTTCTGGCCCTAAGCGCCTTTGGCAAAGACAATCAAGTGGTTGGCATGCTCGCCGCTGGAGCCGATGGGTACTGCTTAAAAAGTATTGACTGGCAACAATTATTGGCCGTCATTCGCTTAATTCAAGGGGGCGGTACTTACTTGGATCCTCAAATCGCCCATAAGCTAGCCTCCATGTTGAAGTCGGCAAACACCCCCACAACCACACCTCCCCATCGACAAGCTGCTCCGGCAACCGTACTCAGTGATCGAGAGCGAGAAGTCCTGCAACTCATCAGTGAAGGGTGCTCCAATCAAGAAATTGCCAACCAGCTATATCTATCCCTCGGAACCATCAAGTCCTATGTGCGCATGATCTTAAATAAGTTAAGCGTGGATGATCGGGTTCAAGCCGCAGCAAAAGCTGTCCGAGAAGGGTTGATCTAA
- a CDS encoding GNAT family N-acetyltransferase, with the protein MTIHSSQTSDLEVTLTSYADSSRDIFLIRQQVFHIEQNIDPELDMDGEDETANHFVAYWQQQPVGIARVRAYGDGTQAKIERVAVLEGFRQQGIGKAVTTSALQYAQQQGFATAILYAQSQSASFYEQFRFKRQGEPFLQADMLHIAMVKKLAETHRQDSAS; encoded by the coding sequence ATGACAATTCATTCATCTCAAACCTCTGATTTAGAAGTTACCCTGACCTCCTACGCCGACAGTTCCAGGGATATTTTCTTGATTCGGCAGCAAGTGTTTCATATCGAGCAAAACATTGATCCGGAGCTAGATATGGATGGAGAAGATGAAACCGCCAATCACTTTGTGGCCTATTGGCAACAGCAGCCTGTCGGCATTGCCCGTGTCAGAGCCTACGGAGATGGAACCCAAGCCAAAATTGAGCGGGTAGCTGTGTTAGAGGGATTTCGTCAGCAGGGAATTGGTAAAGCGGTTACGACCTCGGCCCTTCAATATGCCCAACAGCAGGGATTTGCCACAGCTATTCTGTATGCCCAGTCTCAGTCAGCATCATTTTATGAGCAATTTAGATTCAAACGGCAGGGAGAGCCCTTTCTCCAGGCAGATATGCTGCATATTGCGATGGTTAAGAAGCTAGCTGAAACTCATAGGCAGGATTCAGCGTCATAA
- a CDS encoding ATP-binding protein: MVSFLKKRLFAPLYVSLTVLILLLLTQEGLSLVVNIQKQRNVNRITQTFKIKRESERLLRAALEEKVALRGYLLNKDKEFLQQYRDGRTAFSTSLDRLSNLLQDDPSLKDNLGDIYTFHSQWEDQFVQPVLSGSFELEDLSQLGSLDTLRGTIDGILLYEKGLLNAQNRRLAHLEWLNQLSFVLSGLSIGVITIGSVGNFGLLRRRMVSPIQHLMKVGQAWKTGQLDVKITHTSEDEMGQLAIILNDMAQDIRNRQEKIQQRNQQLEDLIRTFSHDLRTPLLANRSTLHAMVGGAFGDVSDSFKEILGESQDANDNLIKLVETLLDISRYEAEGSRILNRERLNWHKICDRVTLWIQQSTQDKCHLKTDIKSNLPDAIGDAIEIQRVLLNLVENAVRLSDQGKTVRIEVLSSQPSQVQVAVHDQGPGLKEKDAKHLFRRFSQGTGRQGRAGLGLYLCRQIIEAHGGKIWVESTIGQGATFWFSLPIEAPQSLNGTA; this comes from the coding sequence ATGGTTTCCTTTTTAAAAAAGCGATTATTTGCACCGTTATACGTCAGTTTGACGGTGCTTATTTTGCTGTTACTAACCCAAGAAGGGTTGAGCTTGGTCGTCAATATTCAGAAGCAACGCAACGTCAACCGTATCACCCAAACCTTCAAAATCAAGCGAGAAAGTGAGCGTTTACTTAGAGCCGCTCTAGAAGAAAAAGTGGCCCTTCGCGGATACTTGCTCAACAAAGATAAAGAATTTCTCCAACAGTATCGAGATGGGCGAACTGCCTTTAGCACCAGCCTAGATCGCTTATCCAATCTCCTCCAAGATGATCCGTCTCTCAAGGATAATTTAGGCGACATTTACACCTTCCATTCCCAATGGGAAGATCAATTTGTGCAGCCCGTCTTGTCCGGTTCCTTTGAACTTGAGGACTTATCCCAGCTGGGATCATTGGATACGTTACGAGGCACTATTGATGGCATTTTGCTGTACGAGAAGGGACTTTTAAACGCACAAAATAGGCGGCTAGCCCACTTGGAATGGCTCAATCAGTTGAGTTTCGTGTTGAGTGGTCTCAGCATTGGCGTGATTACAATTGGCAGTGTTGGCAACTTTGGACTCCTTCGCCGTCGAATGGTTTCTCCGATTCAACACCTGATGAAAGTCGGTCAAGCCTGGAAAACAGGTCAGCTCGATGTCAAAATCACCCATACCTCAGAAGATGAAATGGGCCAACTCGCCATCATTCTCAATGATATGGCCCAAGATATTCGCAATCGACAAGAAAAGATTCAGCAACGAAACCAACAGCTTGAAGATTTAATCCGCACCTTCTCCCATGATTTGCGCACTCCATTACTCGCCAATCGCAGTACCTTACATGCCATGGTCGGCGGGGCTTTTGGCGACGTTAGTGATTCCTTCAAAGAAATCTTGGGGGAATCTCAAGATGCCAATGACAACCTGATTAAACTGGTGGAAACCCTGCTCGATATTAGTCGCTACGAAGCCGAGGGAAGTCGTATCCTCAATCGAGAACGGTTGAATTGGCATAAGATTTGCGATCGCGTCACCCTTTGGATTCAACAAAGCACCCAAGACAAATGTCACCTTAAAACTGACATCAAATCCAACTTGCCTGATGCGATTGGGGATGCCATTGAAATTCAACGGGTTCTCCTCAATTTAGTCGAAAATGCCGTACGCTTAAGCGATCAGGGTAAAACCGTTCGGATTGAGGTCCTATCATCCCAACCCAGCCAGGTTCAAGTCGCCGTCCATGATCAAGGGCCGGGGCTGAAAGAGAAAGACGCCAAACATTTATTCCGACGATTTTCTCAAGGAACCGGTCGCCAAGGTCGGGCGGGGTTGGGGCTGTACCTTTGTCGTCAAATTATTGAAGCTCATGGAGGGAAGATTTGGGTAGAAAGCACCATCGGTCAAGGCGCGACGTTCTGGTTCTCGCTGCCTATCGAGGCTCCCCAATCCCTCAACGGTACGGCCTAA
- a CDS encoding Txe/YoeB family addiction module toxin: MSNRKLAWTDAAWNGYWQGQDKKTLKRINKLIQATKKQPFEGIGKPEALRENLSGFWSRRIDEAHRLVYAVDDAYLTIISCRYHY, translated from the coding sequence ATGAGTAATCGCAAATTGGCTTGGACCGATGCGGCCTGGAACGGCTACTGGCAAGGACAGGACAAAAAAACGCTAAAGCGAATCAATAAACTTATTCAGGCGACGAAGAAGCAGCCGTTTGAAGGCATTGGTAAACCTGAAGCGCTACGTGAAAACCTATCGGGCTTTTGGTCTCGCCGCATAGACGAGGCTCATCGATTAGTCTATGCCGTTGATGATGCCTATCTGACGATTATTTCCTGCCGATATCATTATTAA